A stretch of Streptomyces vietnamensis DNA encodes these proteins:
- a CDS encoding nuclear transport factor 2 family protein: MTRSPADLMRVNLLEVFNEPDPVRRAAVIAENYAEDVVWHEPDRVNHGRTEFVRRAAELLAETPDWAFRPAGPASGLDDIGHLGFEFGPVGRPPVVTGMDIARTDNGVIVELYTIVTEAPQP; the protein is encoded by the coding sequence ATGACCAGATCCCCCGCCGACCTGATGCGAGTCAACCTCCTCGAGGTGTTCAACGAACCCGATCCGGTCCGCCGGGCCGCGGTCATCGCCGAGAACTACGCCGAAGACGTGGTGTGGCACGAACCGGACCGCGTCAACCACGGGCGCACGGAGTTCGTGCGCCGCGCCGCGGAGTTGCTTGCCGAGACCCCGGACTGGGCCTTCCGACCCGCAGGCCCCGCGTCGGGCCTCGACGACATCGGCCACCTCGGTTTCGAGTTCGGCCCGGTCGGCCGGCCTCCGGTGGTAACCGGCATGGACATCGCTCGCACTGACAACGGCGTCATCGTCGAGCTCTACACCATCGTGACGGAGGCCCCGCAGCCGTGA
- a CDS encoding NADPH-dependent FMN reductase — protein MLTIGIILGSTRPNRVGDQVARWVLEHASRRTDARFDLLDLRDHPLPHLDEPMPPSFGQYQNEHTRRWAETIASYDGFVIVTPEYNHGIPGVLKNALDFLYAEWNNKALGLVSYGATGGTRSAEHLRLVAAELQMADVRQQVVLSMITEFENFTLFKPGDYNLGALNTMLDQVVAWTTALAPLRTTPAAVA, from the coding sequence ATGCTCACCATCGGGATCATTCTCGGCAGCACCCGACCCAACCGCGTCGGCGACCAGGTGGCGCGCTGGGTCCTCGAGCACGCCTCGCGCCGCACCGACGCGCGCTTCGATCTGCTCGACCTGCGCGACCATCCACTCCCCCACCTCGACGAGCCGATGCCGCCCTCGTTCGGTCAGTACCAGAACGAGCACACCCGCCGCTGGGCCGAGACCATCGCCTCGTACGACGGATTCGTCATCGTCACCCCCGAGTACAACCACGGCATCCCCGGCGTCCTGAAGAACGCCCTGGACTTCCTGTACGCCGAGTGGAACAACAAGGCCCTCGGCCTGGTCTCCTACGGCGCCACAGGCGGCACACGGTCCGCCGAACACCTGCGCCTGGTCGCCGCCGAACTCCAGATGGCGGACGTTCGCCAGCAGGTCGTGCTCTCCATGATCACCGAATTCGAGAACTTCACCCTGTTCAAGCCCGGCGACTACAACCTGGGCGCGCTCAACACCATGCTCGACCAGGTCGTCGCCTGGACCACGGCACTCGCACCCCTGCGGACGACCCCAGCCGCCGTGGCCTGA
- a CDS encoding ester cyclase, with protein MSTDAEAVVRAAYHAAEGSVLDVQGFKDLFAADGVFNNVVAGESYRGDHLGDLVVFMGRLAPDLHRELHRFHVMGDVVAVELSIQGTFTGPFETPAGVIQPTGARLDVPTADFWYVEDGKIKEFNCYVGVSVMLAQLGVQPDFASAVNESAVVPS; from the coding sequence ATGAGCACCGATGCGGAGGCCGTGGTCCGCGCGGCGTACCACGCGGCCGAGGGCAGCGTCCTGGACGTCCAGGGCTTCAAGGACCTCTTCGCGGCGGACGGCGTGTTCAACAACGTCGTCGCCGGCGAGAGCTACCGCGGTGACCACCTGGGCGACCTGGTCGTCTTCATGGGCCGGCTGGCCCCCGACCTGCACCGCGAGCTCCACAGGTTCCACGTCATGGGCGACGTCGTCGCCGTCGAGCTGTCGATCCAGGGCACGTTCACCGGGCCCTTCGAGACCCCCGCCGGCGTCATACAGCCGACCGGCGCCAGGCTCGACGTCCCGACCGCCGACTTCTGGTACGTCGAGGACGGCAAGATCAAGGAATTCAACTGCTACGTCGGCGTGAGTGTGATGCTCGCCCAGCTCGGCGTGCAGCCGGACTTCGCCTCCGCCGTCAACGAGTCGGCCGTCGTGCCGAGCTGA
- a CDS encoding alpha/beta hydrolase: MTAEQRRQLDAILRQSAIPSDSDVAEQRRLLHALASAQPLASDVVVTTTELGGVPTVEITVEGIASRHVVLYFHGGVYVLGDAFSAAGLASEVGRRAGAKVFSVDYRLAPEHPFPAAVDDALSAYEALLRRGTAPSDVVFAGESAGGGLSVATLVNARDQGLPLPAAAYAMSPYADLTLAGATIETKREVDATLSRELLQPRVTDYTAGEDPALGLISPVFAVLSGLPPLLIQVGSHEVLLDDAVRLARQAATADVDVTLDITAGVPHVFQTFRPLLDEADTALNRAGQFLSAHLTDADLLTG, from the coding sequence ATGACTGCCGAGCAGCGACGACAGCTTGACGCGATCCTGCGCCAGTCGGCCATTCCCTCGGACAGCGATGTCGCCGAGCAGCGGAGGCTCCTGCATGCGTTGGCGTCGGCACAGCCTCTGGCCTCGGACGTGGTCGTGACCACGACGGAGCTGGGCGGCGTCCCGACCGTCGAGATCACGGTCGAGGGAATCGCATCGCGGCACGTGGTTCTGTACTTCCACGGCGGTGTCTACGTACTGGGGGACGCGTTCAGCGCCGCCGGCCTGGCCTCGGAGGTCGGCCGACGGGCCGGGGCCAAGGTCTTCTCCGTCGACTACCGGCTCGCACCCGAGCACCCGTTTCCGGCGGCCGTGGACGATGCCCTGTCGGCCTACGAAGCCCTCCTGCGCCGCGGCACCGCCCCTTCCGACGTGGTCTTCGCAGGAGAGTCGGCGGGCGGCGGGCTCTCGGTCGCCACCCTGGTCAACGCCCGCGACCAGGGGTTGCCCCTGCCCGCCGCGGCCTACGCGATGTCACCGTATGCCGACCTCACCCTGGCCGGGGCGACCATCGAGACCAAACGGGAAGTCGACGCAACGCTCAGCCGGGAACTCCTCCAGCCCCGGGTCACGGACTACACGGCAGGCGAGGATCCCGCCCTTGGCCTGATCAGTCCCGTCTTCGCGGTCCTGTCCGGGCTGCCGCCCCTGCTCATCCAGGTCGGCTCCCACGAAGTCCTCCTCGACGACGCCGTACGCCTCGCCCGCCAGGCGGCCACAGCGGACGTGGACGTCACCCTGGACATCACCGCCGGGGTGCCGCACGTCTTCCAGACCTTCCGCCCGCTCCTCGACGAAGCAGACACCGCGCTGAACCGGGCCGGCCAGTTCCTGTCCGCCCACCTGACCGATGCGGACCTGCTCACCGGGTAG
- a CDS encoding LuxR C-terminal-related transcriptional regulator, with amino-acid sequence MPDDLGALSLSGPLDALDQCRAPGRGRHRLIDRRDLVFALDRAAEKQVTLISAPAGSGKTSLLRAWADRTGPPDRRIAFLSVRPGQNEAQLFWLALLDAVRATSGADGEPQAVTPGFSPGALVEEVRSELAVSRGPFFLVIDDLHELTADDATEQLADLLTSLPPSVHAIVATRRDPPLRLHKLRLAGELAEIRAAALRFTEDETRELLVAAGIALPDHVAGMLHQRTEGWAAGLRLAVLSLAGHPDPERFVAEFSGSHRTVADYLMAEMLERQPADVQRLLLRTSLLDRVNGELADLLTGATGSERILLDLEDANAFVVSLDPGRTWFRCHRLFGDLLRLELRRTSPQDVPKLHRLAGDWFAEHGQTAEAVRHLQAAGDWSGAACLLADHAVSLTLDGQAATVAALLSAFPTRTGEESPELALVHGIADLSQSRLGEAQAHLEIARSYAASAPPERRHRLRTAVASLELLLARLQGDFDAVFERSGALPSSACGRSHAEVALSGDLRALALLDLGVAEAWSLRLADSERHLQEGAALARDIGRPYLEVACTAHLGFASGFRSFALVRQRCEEAVALAARYGWDAEPVIAPAQAALAWTLICTGEFEDAERWLDRARNATSAEGEPGVRLLVRLVSALLLAARGQHRQALAELAAAEQVQAHMVGRHGLSPRVAGWKMTVQARLGMVDRARTALGGLDGRKAAAGEIRTAAASIRLAERDPAGARAELRTVFDGTAPVISHLTRIEAHLLEALACRDLNDDPAAYAAVEHALDLAEPDRLVLPFAMTGAWELLEALPQAKTSHAALVSDILDATRGSARARTARPRRGPAEELSPSELRVLRYLPTNLTRPEIAGELSVSINTVSTHVRRIYSKLGAGDRSSAVRRGRELGLLSSGRQ; translated from the coding sequence GTGCCTGATGACCTCGGCGCGTTGTCCTTGTCCGGTCCACTGGACGCCCTGGACCAATGCCGTGCTCCGGGCCGGGGGCGGCATCGGCTCATCGACCGCCGCGACCTGGTCTTCGCCCTGGACCGTGCGGCCGAGAAGCAGGTGACGCTGATCTCGGCGCCTGCCGGCAGCGGCAAGACGTCCCTGCTGCGTGCGTGGGCCGACCGCACCGGTCCTCCAGACCGCCGTATTGCCTTCCTGTCCGTACGGCCGGGCCAGAACGAGGCGCAGCTGTTCTGGCTCGCGCTTCTGGACGCGGTTCGCGCCACGTCCGGCGCCGACGGCGAACCACAGGCTGTGACGCCCGGTTTCAGCCCCGGCGCCCTGGTGGAAGAGGTGCGGTCCGAGCTCGCGGTGTCGCGCGGGCCCTTCTTCCTCGTCATCGACGACCTGCACGAACTGACCGCCGACGATGCCACCGAGCAGCTCGCGGACCTGCTGACAAGCCTCCCGCCGAGCGTCCACGCGATCGTGGCCACCCGCCGCGACCCGCCTCTGCGCCTGCACAAGCTGCGGCTGGCCGGGGAGCTGGCCGAGATCCGCGCCGCGGCGCTGCGTTTCACCGAGGACGAGACCCGCGAGCTGCTGGTCGCCGCCGGGATCGCGCTGCCCGACCACGTGGCCGGCATGCTGCATCAGCGGACCGAGGGCTGGGCGGCCGGGCTGCGGCTCGCCGTGCTCTCACTCGCCGGGCACCCGGACCCCGAGCGCTTCGTCGCCGAGTTCTCGGGGAGTCACCGTACGGTCGCCGATTACCTCATGGCCGAGATGCTGGAACGGCAGCCGGCCGACGTGCAGCGGCTGCTGCTGCGCACCTCCCTGCTGGACCGGGTGAACGGCGAACTGGCCGATCTGCTCACCGGTGCAACCGGGTCGGAACGGATCCTGCTGGACCTGGAGGACGCCAACGCGTTCGTGGTGTCCCTCGATCCCGGACGCACCTGGTTCCGCTGTCACCGCCTGTTCGGCGACCTGCTCAGACTGGAACTGCGCCGCACGTCGCCTCAGGACGTACCGAAACTGCACCGGCTCGCCGGGGACTGGTTCGCCGAACACGGCCAGACCGCGGAAGCCGTGCGGCATCTCCAGGCTGCGGGCGACTGGTCCGGGGCGGCCTGTCTGCTCGCCGACCACGCCGTCAGCCTCACTCTCGACGGGCAGGCGGCAACCGTGGCGGCGCTGCTGAGCGCTTTCCCCACGCGTACCGGTGAAGAGTCGCCGGAGCTGGCCCTGGTGCACGGGATCGCCGACCTCAGCCAGAGCCGCCTCGGGGAGGCCCAGGCACACCTGGAGATCGCCAGGTCGTACGCCGCGTCGGCACCGCCCGAGCGGCGGCACCGGCTGCGGACGGCCGTCGCGTCGCTGGAGCTGCTGCTGGCCCGGCTGCAGGGGGACTTCGACGCCGTGTTCGAGCGGTCCGGGGCGTTGCCCTCGTCGGCCTGCGGCCGGTCCCACGCCGAGGTCGCGCTCTCCGGCGACCTCCGGGCCCTCGCGCTGCTCGATCTGGGCGTTGCCGAGGCGTGGTCGCTGCGGCTCGCCGACAGCGAGCGGCACCTCCAGGAGGGTGCCGCGCTCGCCCGCGACATCGGCCGGCCCTATCTTGAGGTCGCCTGCACGGCCCACCTGGGCTTCGCCTCCGGCTTCCGCTCCTTCGCCCTGGTTCGGCAGCGGTGTGAGGAGGCCGTGGCGCTGGCCGCGCGGTACGGCTGGGACGCCGAGCCGGTGATCGCCCCCGCGCAAGCCGCGCTCGCCTGGACGCTGATCTGCACGGGCGAGTTCGAGGACGCAGAACGGTGGCTGGACCGGGCTCGGAACGCCACCAGTGCCGAGGGGGAACCCGGTGTCCGGCTGCTCGTGCGTCTGGTCTCCGCGCTGCTTCTGGCAGCGCGCGGGCAGCACCGCCAGGCGCTGGCCGAGCTGGCCGCAGCCGAGCAGGTGCAGGCGCACATGGTCGGCCGGCATGGACTGTCGCCCCGGGTGGCAGGCTGGAAGATGACCGTGCAGGCCCGTCTCGGGATGGTCGACCGGGCACGGACTGCTCTGGGCGGCCTCGACGGCCGGAAGGCCGCAGCCGGTGAGATTCGCACAGCAGCCGCGTCGATCCGCCTCGCCGAGCGGGACCCCGCTGGCGCCCGCGCAGAGCTCCGGACCGTCTTCGACGGCACCGCCCCCGTCATCTCGCACCTCACCCGGATCGAGGCCCATCTCCTGGAAGCACTTGCCTGCCGCGATCTGAACGACGACCCGGCGGCGTACGCGGCCGTCGAACACGCGCTGGATCTGGCCGAGCCGGACCGGCTTGTCCTGCCGTTCGCGATGACCGGCGCATGGGAACTGCTGGAGGCCCTGCCGCAGGCGAAGACCTCGCACGCCGCCCTCGTCTCCGACATCCTCGACGCCACCCGCGGCAGCGCCCGGGCCAGGACCGCCCGACCGCGCCGGGGGCCGGCCGAGGAACTCAGCCCCAGCGAGCTTCGAGTCCTTCGTTACCTGCCGACGAATCTCACCCGGCCCGAGATCGCCGGAGAGCTGTCGGTCTCGATCAACACCGTCAGCACCCACGTCCGCCGGATCTACTCCAAACTCGGTGCCGGAGACCGGTCCTCGGCCGTACGGCGGGGCCGCGAGCTCGGGTTGCTGTCGAGCGGTCGGCAGTGA